In the genome of Brachypodium distachyon strain Bd21 chromosome 3, Brachypodium_distachyon_v3.0, whole genome shotgun sequence, the window TAATTTAGCCATGTTCCTATTTCTAAAAGATACGAACATAAGTGCTCAGGAAGTTCTCAAATATCTTGATAAGAACAAACTTTTTCAATAATcctaagtactccctcccatcctaaattcttgtcattgttttagttcTAGGATGGGAGGTAGTTAGCAAAATTATAAGTAGAGGTGTGTTATTCATTGTTGCCTTACACATTAATGTACTTGCGCAGAAAAACGAAATCTTACCATCAGCTACGAAACCACAAAAAGAAGCTGTCAAACCAAAATGAGTAACTCCTGCTTGGATCCATTTTACAGCAAACACATCAATTGGTGTGAAACCACCCTGCAGAAGTACAAGCTTACACATTAATAAGTGGTCATATTCAAAACATTACATGGGAGGGAGGGGAAGAGAGATGAACATTTAATGGTTGAACAACCTAGTATGTCAATTGTCAGAACTTGGGAATTCTTTTATCACTTTGAGCAAAACATCACCACATTACCTTAGCTAAAGCAGTTGCTGCAGACACAGGATCTCTGATGCCAAGGACAGTCCACACTAATGAATTATCAGAACCAGCAGGAACAATCCCAATGGGCAGTTGAAGCGCCTCTTTTAGATCATCTCTACCAAGTAAACCATTCAAAACCTGTTTAATATATGGAAATATGTAGTTAGCAGTTGTATGGAAATTGTGAGTGTTTTTTACCagttcaaacttcaaacaGCAACAGCTAGTGATCAGCAGCAATTCTAAGCTAAAAATATTGAGTTTTATAAGAGCTGTGATGGCAAGCCCATCCAACACACAAACTCCACCTAGGTGCAATACCATGAAAAGGTTCCAGGCTCAGTTTGGTGTAAAGAAAGAAACATAGGAAAGGAGATAGCATCAATACCTCATTTACAACTCCATCGCCCCCGACACATATAATACCTGAAAAAACAAGAACAGTTTTGAATTGAGCAATAAAAAGAAGTGTAACTGCAAATACAGATATGCAATTATTACCATCAGGGCATGTGCTGAGGTCAACAGTAGAAGCAAGGACCTTTGCATGACCAGCATAGGCTGTTTCAACAACTTTCATCGTGAAGCCTGAAAGCTGCACAAGGTCAAAAATTTAAAGCCAGAGACACATAGTAAAAGAATAGATGCTGTCATAAGCATGTATGCGATCTATTCGAAACTGAAGGATTCTTTTGCAAACTAACGTTGACAGCAATACACTCAGTTGATACGAAAGAAACTAAGATGATAACTAGGAACCTaaattgtgtttttttcctaACTGAAACCAACCTAAATGTTGTGACATTCGACAGCAAAACTAGGAGCACCTTACCTTCAGTGTTGATTGCACTTTCTTGTAGAAAACCGCACGAGAGCTACGGAATCCAGAATTAGGATTCAAGATGACAAGTACTTTACGAATATTATCTTGTCCGGTATTAGATTGGTCTTGCAAAACATTAAGTGCTAAATAGTTTGGCACTTCCTCTGTGTAAGTGGTACTAAGATCAGAGCAACAGTTTGATACAATCCGCCTCTGGGTGAAAAGAGCTGTCTGCCACCGAGTCGATTTCCTTAATTTGCGAGGCAAAAGCGTCTGGCCAACTTGCGCTCTTTGTGACTTCATGGTATTAGAACACTGATAGTAGTTTCTTGAACAGTGTGAACTGCAGGTAAAGAATTCATTTACAGCACTGCAGGATACCTGAAATGTGATGTTACATAACATGAGAGCAAGATCCCAGTCAACATGCTATTCGAAAAGCAGAATTTTCATCCACACGTCAAGATGGAAGCTTGATCCTGTTAAGGGTATGTGAGGGGGTGACACCACACTCGGGTGCTATCCTCACACGACGGGTGTCACCCCCTCACATACCCTTAACAGATCCAACATCCACGTGTACAAGATAAAAGTACCAGAATATGTATCAATGAGGTTACATTACTCGTAGTGAAATATTTCACATCACAGCACCATGAATCAACACTTGTTAAACTAAAACAATGTGAAATTGAGGAGAAGCTTTGGTGATCATGGAATCCCCCTTCTTATCACACCAAGAAGAAATCTAGAGATCACACAAAAATGCGCATGCTTCATTTATCCCACCGAGAGGAAGAAAAGTTAGCAGAAACAGGTAGCAGCAACCGAAATAGATCTCAGAGCTAGTAGTAAGAACTAAGAAGTCAGAGTAACGGATCACATGACTCATGGAAAAATCAAAAAGCTCCCCCACAACGAAATCGCaagttgaaagaaaaaaggaaagctaGAGAATTCGCTCCACCTATTCTTCCCCCCGTCCTTCCTCAACCTCGAGAAAGCAAGCACCTTTCATCTTCCTGCTCAGAAACTAAATTCGAATCGACAGCTACACCTACATACCACCACGAAACACACGAAGGAACGAAGAGAAGCGGGAGGCAAGTTTTACCGGGGATCGGACGAAGCTCCTCGAGCCCATGATCAATCTCTCTCGGCGCGAGGAAGCCGCCCACGGCTCCAAACCAAATCAAGAACTCTCAGCTCAGCAGCCAAAGGGGGGCCACGGCGCCGCGCCGGCAGGCGGCGACGAAgaggggagaagaggagagatCCCTCTGGTGAGGGGATCGAGGAGGAGAGCCGAACAATGGAGTTTTTGTTGctcccttttttctttccccttTCCTCGAACGGAAAATTCATTTGTTTCCGACCGTTTGATCTCGCATAGATCATTATCAGCCGTTcgatcagaaaaaaaatccgtgAATAGATATCTGGCAAAATTAGCTCGTGTGGAAATAGAACCGTGCACGTTGTTGA includes:
- the LOC100846522 gene encoding sphingoid long-chain bases kinase 1 isoform X2, translated to MGSRSFVRSPVSCSAVNEFFTCSSHCSRNYYQCSNTMKSQRAQVGQTLLPRKLRKSTRWQTALFTQRRIVSNCCSDLSTTYTEEVPNYLALNVLQDQSNTGQDNIRKVLVILNPNSGFRSSRAVFYKKVQSTLKLSGFTMKVVETAYAGHAKVLASTVDLSTCPDGIICVGGDGVVNEVLNGLLGRDDLKEALQLPIGIVPAGSDNSLVWTVLGIRDPVSAATALAKGGFTPIDVFAVKWIQAGVTHFGLTASFCGFVADVLQLSENFRLQLGPFRYVIAGLLKFLSLPQYRFEVDYLPSPGRNPELKSPTQNCCDQLSDGSKVKRGSTEDNWVMRKGEFLGILVCNHFCKPAQGLLSPVMAPKAQHDDGSLDLILIHGSGRLRLFCFFVAYQFCWHLLLPFVEYVKVKQVKIRPVGGTHNGCGVDGELLQGEGQAEWQCSLLPAQGRLLGRHPRT